The following are from one region of the Leucobacter sp. Psy1 genome:
- a CDS encoding isoprenyl transferase, with product MKRVPDELVPVDWTGARPPRFAGPAPKHVAIVMDGNGRWANQRGLPRVEGHRMGEQALLDVVAGAIQAGVTHLSVYAFSTENWRRSPDEVRFLMGFNRDVLRRRRSQLHHWNVRMRWAGRRPKLWGSVISELKASERETANNTGLTLTMCVNYGGRNELTDAVRSIAREVEAGRLSPEGISERTIGRHLYVPELPEVDLFLRSSGEQRTSNFMLWQSAYAEMVFLDTLWPDFSREELWRAIQVYHARDRRFGGAIDLPTNG from the coding sequence GTGAAGCGAGTACCCGACGAGCTCGTTCCTGTGGACTGGACGGGCGCCCGCCCGCCGCGGTTCGCTGGGCCTGCCCCGAAGCACGTGGCCATCGTGATGGACGGCAACGGGCGCTGGGCGAATCAGCGCGGGCTGCCGCGGGTCGAGGGGCACCGGATGGGTGAGCAGGCACTGCTCGACGTGGTGGCCGGAGCGATCCAGGCCGGGGTGACGCACCTCAGCGTGTACGCGTTCTCGACGGAGAACTGGCGGCGCTCGCCCGATGAGGTCAGGTTTCTCATGGGCTTCAATCGGGATGTGCTGCGGCGACGGCGCAGCCAGTTGCACCACTGGAATGTGCGCATGCGCTGGGCGGGACGTCGGCCGAAGCTGTGGGGGTCAGTGATCTCAGAGCTGAAGGCGTCGGAGCGGGAGACCGCGAACAACACCGGTCTGACGCTCACGATGTGCGTGAACTACGGCGGCAGGAACGAGCTGACGGACGCCGTGCGCTCCATCGCCCGCGAGGTGGAGGCCGGGCGTCTGTCGCCCGAGGGGATCTCTGAGCGGACCATCGGCCGGCACCTGTACGTGCCTGAGCTGCCCGAGGTCGACCTGTTCCTGCGGAGTTCGGGCGAGCAGCGGACGAGCAACTTCATGCTCTGGCAGTCGGCCTACGCAGAGATGGTGTTCCTCGACACGCTGTGGCCAGACTTCAGCCGGGAGGAGTTGTGGCGTGCGATCCAGGTGTACCACGCACGCGACCGGCGGTTCGGTGGCGCCATCGATCTGCCGACGAACGGCTGA
- the dusB gene encoding tRNA dihydrouridine synthase DusB produces MTSATLTDSRLRIGPLTLDVPVVLAPMAGITNTAFRRLCREYGAGLYVSEMITTRALVERTPATMRLITHHESETPRSIQLYGVDPHYVGEAVTMLVAEDRADHIDLNFGCPVPKVTRRGGGSALPWKRDLFRAIVERAVKAAGDIPVTVKMRKGIDEDHLTYLDAARSAEDAGVAAIALHGRTANQHYSGVADWSSIATLKEAVTSIPVLGNGDIWSADDALRMVRETGCDGVVVGRGCLGRPWLFGDLSAAFRAEAGEIGWDEARAAMAAPPLGDVMAAMRRHTELLVEFYEEEARACRDIRKHVAWYFKGYGVGGDTRRELAAVETLEQMDEIFATMDAAMPYPGEGAEGPRGRAGSPKRTVLPQGWLDSRESGTIDFAELAEAERDDSGG; encoded by the coding sequence ATGACCTCCGCAACACTCACCGACTCGCGCCTGCGCATCGGGCCGCTGACGCTCGATGTGCCGGTCGTTCTCGCCCCGATGGCCGGCATCACCAACACGGCGTTCCGGCGACTCTGCCGTGAGTACGGTGCCGGCCTGTACGTGAGCGAGATGATCACGACCCGCGCGCTGGTGGAGCGCACCCCGGCGACGATGCGTCTCATCACGCACCACGAGAGCGAGACACCGCGGTCGATCCAGCTGTACGGCGTGGACCCGCACTACGTGGGCGAGGCGGTGACGATGCTCGTCGCTGAGGATCGTGCGGACCACATCGACCTGAATTTCGGGTGCCCGGTGCCGAAGGTGACGAGGCGCGGCGGCGGTTCAGCGCTGCCGTGGAAGCGCGACCTGTTCCGCGCCATCGTCGAGCGGGCCGTGAAGGCCGCAGGCGATATCCCGGTGACGGTGAAGATGCGCAAGGGCATCGATGAGGATCACCTGACGTACCTCGACGCCGCGCGAAGCGCCGAGGACGCGGGGGTGGCCGCCATCGCGCTCCACGGTCGCACGGCGAACCAGCACTACTCAGGTGTTGCGGATTGGAGCTCGATCGCGACCCTCAAGGAGGCCGTCACGAGCATCCCCGTCCTCGGCAACGGCGACATCTGGTCAGCTGACGATGCGCTCCGTATGGTCAGGGAGACGGGCTGCGACGGCGTCGTCGTCGGCCGCGGCTGCCTCGGAAGGCCGTGGCTGTTCGGTGACCTCTCCGCGGCTTTCCGCGCCGAGGCTGGCGAGATCGGATGGGACGAAGCGCGCGCCGCGATGGCCGCGCCGCCGCTCGGCGACGTGATGGCGGCGATGCGCCGACACACCGAACTCCTCGTCGAGTTCTACGAGGAGGAGGCTCGCGCCTGCCGCGACATTCGCAAGCACGTCGCCTGGTACTTCAAGGGCTACGGTGTGGGCGGAGATACGCGTCGTGAGCTCGCCGCAGTCGAAACGCTCGAGCAGATGGACGAGATCTTCGCGACGATGGACGCCGCCATGCCGTACCCGGGTGAAGGCGCCGAGGGTCCGCGCGGCCGTGCGGGCAGCCCGAAGCGAACGGTGCTGCCCCAGGGGTGGCTCGACAGCCGCGAGAGCGGCACCATCGATTTCGCCGAACTGGCCGAGGCCGAGAGAGACGATTCGGGTGGGTGA
- a CDS encoding deoxyguanosinetriphosphate triphosphohydrolase: MGESRGTLPPGYTDRDAERFAPETHSGSRSDFARDRARVLHSSGWRRLAAKTQVLSPTAGIDFARNRLTHSLEVAQIGRELAVALGLAQDVVDTACLAHDLGHPPFGHNGERALNDWAANAGGFEGNAQTLRVLTRLEPKRFDADGRSLGLNLTRATLDASCKYPWSAAESGAQGDGPVKFGYFTDDEPVFRWLRDGSPARTKCAEAQVMDLADDIAYSVHDFEDAVVSDFIDPEILTSRSGHAMLISAVADWAGGSFSEAELAEAYDRIAATETWLVRWEGSRRDQAQLKNFTSEMIGRFARAAIQATTDAADGAPLARYGAGIIVPRGVRAEIAVLKGIVAAFVMASGRRQPTYRRQRDLLEELLDTLWAAEASELEPAFAADFRAAGSEADARRAVVDQVASLTDQSAIAWHRRLCDVPLV, encoded by the coding sequence GTGGGTGAGTCGCGCGGCACGCTGCCGCCCGGCTACACCGATCGCGACGCCGAACGCTTCGCCCCCGAGACGCACTCGGGATCCCGCAGCGACTTCGCCCGCGATCGCGCCCGCGTGCTCCACTCGAGCGGCTGGCGGAGGCTCGCCGCGAAGACCCAGGTGCTGAGCCCCACCGCGGGCATCGACTTCGCGCGGAACCGGCTGACCCACTCCCTCGAGGTCGCGCAGATCGGACGGGAGCTCGCCGTCGCCCTGGGTCTGGCGCAGGACGTGGTGGACACCGCCTGCCTCGCGCACGATCTCGGTCACCCGCCTTTCGGCCACAACGGCGAGCGAGCGCTCAACGACTGGGCGGCGAACGCCGGCGGGTTCGAGGGCAACGCGCAAACGCTTCGGGTGCTCACTCGGTTGGAGCCGAAGCGTTTCGACGCCGACGGACGCAGCCTCGGGCTCAACCTCACCCGGGCGACGCTCGACGCGAGCTGCAAGTACCCCTGGAGCGCTGCGGAGAGCGGCGCGCAGGGCGACGGGCCCGTGAAATTCGGGTACTTCACCGACGACGAGCCGGTCTTCCGCTGGCTGCGCGACGGCTCTCCTGCCCGGACGAAGTGCGCCGAAGCGCAGGTCATGGATCTCGCCGACGACATCGCCTATTCGGTCCACGACTTCGAGGACGCCGTCGTGAGCGACTTCATCGACCCCGAGATCCTCACGTCGCGGTCGGGGCACGCGATGCTCATCTCCGCCGTCGCGGACTGGGCGGGCGGCAGCTTCTCCGAGGCCGAGCTCGCGGAGGCCTACGACCGGATCGCGGCCACCGAGACCTGGCTCGTGCGGTGGGAGGGATCGCGGCGCGATCAGGCGCAGCTGAAGAACTTCACCAGTGAGATGATCGGCCGCTTCGCGCGCGCCGCGATCCAGGCGACGACCGACGCCGCCGACGGCGCGCCGCTCGCCCGATATGGCGCCGGCATCATCGTGCCGCGCGGAGTCCGCGCCGAGATCGCCGTGCTCAAGGGCATCGTCGCTGCGTTCGTGATGGCGAGCGGCCGCCGGCAGCCCACGTACCGCCGGCAACGAGACCTGCTCGAGGAACTGCTGGACACCCTGTGGGCGGCCGAGGCCTCCGAGCTGGAGCCCGCCTTCGCGGCGGACTTCCGGGCGGCAGGCTCCGAGGCCGATGCCCGTCGGGCCGTCGTCGATCAGGTCGCCTCGCTGACCGATCAGTCGGCAATCGCCTGGCATCGGCGGCTGTGCGATGTTCCGCTGGTATAG
- the dnaG gene encoding DNA primase has protein sequence MAGRIRASDIEEVKRRTNLADLVGDYVALKNAGADSMKGLCPFHDERSPSFHVRPALGYYHCFGCGESGDAFTFLQRMDHLTFSESVERLAARANVVLTYEEGGTGRREEGPNRARLLAANQAAAAFYVAQLGSEEGGFARRFLTDRGFDGEACATFGVGYAPRGWDGLTNHLTGQGYTRDELLQAGLVSSGNRGVYDRFRGRIVWPIRDTSGQTLGFGARKLYDDDNGPKYLNTPETPVYHKARVLYGIDQAKRAIARGHRAVVVEGYTDVMACHLSGVDTAIATCGTAFGADHITMLRRMMGDDSAAEVIFTFDPDEAGQKAALRAFSEEKRFSGQTYIAVAPDGLDPSDLRLHRGDEALRELFTRKQPLFEFALRQAVGRFDLNSVAGRVAALREAAPIVANIKDPSMRPGYARELARMIGVDLGEAQAAVRSAAQAGARADTERVPPPQADPGAAPQAPRIGLATLQSSPRTWLERDALQAMIQHRDSVGDDLMSQAVTAQVTEPNLRVVRDGIAAALGDEAGEVRDGWIDRIAGQVPERFRGLVRELAVAPIPSKDPKRVAAYSRDVVISLLDRDLVSLKAELVARMQRIGDSADEGSRRIQQQLVALEMARRGLRDAEQ, from the coding sequence ATGGCAGGGCGGATCCGGGCGAGCGACATCGAAGAGGTCAAGCGTCGCACCAACCTCGCCGATCTCGTCGGCGACTACGTTGCGCTGAAGAACGCCGGGGCCGACTCGATGAAGGGGCTGTGCCCGTTCCACGACGAGCGCAGTCCGAGCTTCCACGTGCGCCCGGCGCTCGGCTACTACCACTGCTTCGGCTGCGGCGAGTCCGGCGACGCCTTCACGTTCCTCCAGCGCATGGACCACCTCACGTTCTCGGAGTCGGTGGAGCGCCTCGCGGCCCGCGCCAATGTCGTCCTCACCTACGAGGAGGGCGGCACGGGGCGCAGGGAAGAGGGCCCCAACCGGGCACGACTGCTCGCGGCGAATCAGGCCGCCGCCGCGTTCTACGTTGCGCAGCTCGGCAGCGAGGAGGGCGGCTTCGCCAGGCGGTTCCTCACCGATCGCGGGTTCGACGGGGAGGCCTGCGCGACGTTCGGCGTGGGGTATGCCCCGCGCGGGTGGGACGGGCTCACGAACCACCTCACCGGCCAGGGGTACACCCGAGACGAACTCCTCCAGGCTGGGCTCGTCTCCTCGGGCAACCGCGGGGTCTACGACCGGTTCCGCGGCCGGATCGTCTGGCCGATCCGCGACACCAGCGGGCAGACCCTCGGGTTCGGCGCCCGCAAGCTCTACGACGACGACAACGGCCCGAAGTATCTGAACACGCCGGAAACGCCCGTCTACCACAAGGCGCGCGTACTTTACGGGATCGACCAGGCGAAGCGGGCGATCGCGCGCGGGCACCGCGCCGTCGTCGTCGAGGGATACACCGACGTCATGGCCTGTCATCTCTCGGGAGTCGACACGGCCATCGCCACCTGCGGCACCGCCTTCGGCGCCGATCACATCACGATGCTCCGTCGCATGATGGGAGATGACTCGGCCGCCGAGGTCATCTTCACCTTCGACCCGGACGAGGCCGGTCAGAAGGCGGCGCTCCGCGCATTCAGCGAGGAGAAGCGGTTCAGCGGTCAGACCTACATTGCCGTGGCGCCAGACGGGCTCGACCCGTCCGACCTGCGGCTCCACCGCGGAGATGAGGCGCTCCGCGAGCTCTTCACCCGCAAGCAGCCACTGTTCGAGTTCGCGCTGCGCCAAGCGGTCGGCAGGTTCGACCTGAACTCGGTCGCCGGCCGGGTCGCCGCGCTGCGCGAGGCGGCGCCGATCGTGGCGAACATCAAGGACCCCTCAATGCGGCCGGGGTACGCGCGCGAGCTGGCCCGCATGATCGGCGTCGACCTCGGCGAGGCGCAGGCTGCCGTCCGCTCGGCGGCGCAGGCGGGCGCGCGGGCAGACACCGAGCGTGTTCCTCCGCCCCAGGCGGACCCTGGCGCCGCCCCGCAGGCGCCGCGCATCGGGCTGGCGACCCTGCAGAGCTCGCCGCGCACCTGGCTGGAGCGGGACGCGCTGCAGGCCATGATCCAGCATCGTGACAGCGTCGGCGACGACCTCATGTCGCAGGCGGTGACGGCCCAGGTCACGGAGCCGAACCTGCGCGTGGTGCGCGACGGAATCGCCGCGGCACTCGGTGACGAGGCCGGCGAGGTGCGGGACGGGTGGATCGACCGCATCGCGGGACAGGTGCCCGAACGCTTCCGCGGACTCGTCCGGGAGCTCGCCGTCGCGCCGATTCCCTCGAAGGATCCCAAGCGGGTCGCCGCTTACAGTCGCGATGTCGTCATCTCGCTGCTCGATCGCGATCTCGTCTCGCTCAAGGCGGAACTCGTGGCGCGGATGCAGCGCATCGGCGATTCCGCGGACGAGGGGTCCCGCCGGATCCAGCAGCAGCTCGTGGCACTCGAAATGGCGCGACGCGGCCTCCGCGACGCGGAACAGTGA
- a CDS encoding HIT domain-containing protein, translating to MNESVRPESIAESGAVGDPDELQRLWVPHRMVYVSDHHQPDRTDCPFCAAPQRSDEDALIVARGETSYVIMNLFPYNNGHMLVCPYRHVSQYDDATPEEIAEIAALTQTAMRVAREVMGCHGFNIGMNQGEIAGAGVAAHLHQHIVPRWASDANFFPIIGKTKAMPQLLGDVREAIAAAWPHP from the coding sequence ATGAACGAGTCGGTGCGTCCGGAGAGCATTGCGGAGAGCGGGGCGGTCGGGGACCCTGACGAGTTGCAGCGCCTCTGGGTGCCGCACCGCATGGTCTACGTGTCGGACCACCACCAGCCCGACCGCACCGACTGCCCGTTCTGCGCCGCGCCGCAGCGCTCGGATGAGGACGCGCTGATCGTCGCCAGGGGCGAGACCAGTTACGTCATCATGAATCTGTTCCCGTACAACAACGGCCACATGCTGGTGTGCCCGTATCGCCACGTCTCACAGTACGACGATGCGACGCCGGAGGAGATCGCCGAGATCGCAGCGCTCACGCAGACCGCGATGCGCGTGGCCCGCGAGGTCATGGGGTGCCACGGCTTCAACATCGGGATGAACCAGGGCGAGATCGCCGGAGCGGGAGTGGCAGCGCACCTGCACCAGCACATCGTGCCGCGCTGGGCGTCCGACGCGAACTTCTTCCCGATCATCGGCAAGACGAAGGCGATGCCCCAGCTGCTCGGCGATGTGCGCGAAGCGATCGCGGCGGCCTGGCCCCACCCGTAG
- the ruvC gene encoding crossover junction endodeoxyribonuclease RuvC: protein MRILGIDPGLTRCGVGVVTLGGGRRVEFEHVEVMSSAADAPIASRIHRIGEGIARLLDGDAIDAIALERVFAQQNLPSVMGVAQISGVVMYLAEQRGVPVALYTPNEVKSQVTGYGSADKAQVTTMVTRLLRLQAPPKPADAADALALAITHAWHLGRGGAADRSATGRAPTGETAAQRAWREAERKSGARRRGARA, encoded by the coding sequence GTGCGCATTCTCGGCATCGACCCCGGACTCACCCGCTGCGGCGTCGGCGTCGTGACGCTGGGCGGCGGGCGGCGTGTCGAGTTCGAGCACGTCGAAGTGATGTCGAGTGCCGCTGACGCGCCGATCGCCTCCCGCATCCACCGGATCGGCGAGGGGATCGCCCGCCTCCTCGATGGCGACGCGATCGATGCGATCGCACTCGAGCGGGTCTTCGCGCAACAGAACCTGCCGAGCGTGATGGGCGTCGCGCAGATCAGCGGGGTGGTCATGTACCTCGCAGAGCAGCGCGGCGTTCCCGTCGCGCTGTACACGCCGAACGAGGTGAAGTCGCAGGTGACGGGGTACGGAAGCGCCGACAAGGCGCAGGTCACCACCATGGTGACGCGGCTCCTGCGGCTCCAGGCCCCGCCCAAACCCGCCGACGCCGCCGACGCGCTCGCGCTGGCCATCACGCACGCGTGGCACCTCGGCCGCGGTGGTGCCGCTGACCGCAGCGCGACCGGGCGCGCGCCGACGGGGGAGACGGCTGCGCAGCGCGCGTGGCGAGAGGCGGAGCGCAAGAGCGGCGCACGGCGTCGCGGCGCCCGCGCCTGA
- a CDS encoding YebC/PmpR family DNA-binding transcriptional regulator — MSGHSKWATTKHKKAIIDAKRAKAFAKYIKNIEVAARIGGADQAGNPTLAEAVHKAKKNSVPGDNIERAIKRGAGLTGDAVEYSTIMYEGYGPNGVAMLIECLTDNKNRAAAEVRTAVTRNGGNMADPGSVSYNFERRGVITVPAEGTTEDDVLLAVLEAGAEEVARTPNGEAFEVITDASDLQAARTALVDAGIDYDSAEAEFVPNLRVEVDADTARKVFRLIDALEDSDDVQNVFTNFALSPEVQAELAADDDEE, encoded by the coding sequence GTGTCAGGACACTCCAAGTGGGCGACGACCAAGCACAAGAAGGCCATCATCGACGCGAAGCGCGCGAAAGCCTTCGCGAAGTACATCAAGAACATTGAGGTGGCCGCCCGCATCGGCGGAGCCGATCAGGCCGGCAACCCGACGCTCGCCGAGGCCGTGCACAAGGCCAAGAAGAACTCGGTTCCCGGTGACAACATCGAACGCGCCATCAAGCGCGGCGCCGGGCTCACCGGCGACGCCGTCGAGTACTCGACGATCATGTACGAGGGCTACGGCCCGAACGGTGTCGCGATGCTCATCGAATGCCTCACCGACAACAAGAACCGCGCAGCGGCCGAGGTACGCACGGCAGTCACCCGTAACGGGGGCAACATGGCGGATCCCGGCAGCGTCTCGTACAATTTCGAGCGCCGCGGCGTGATCACGGTTCCTGCGGAGGGAACGACCGAGGACGACGTGCTCCTCGCCGTCCTCGAAGCCGGCGCAGAAGAGGTCGCCCGCACGCCGAACGGTGAGGCGTTCGAGGTCATCACCGACGCATCCGACCTGCAGGCGGCTCGCACTGCTCTCGTCGACGCCGGCATCGACTACGACTCCGCCGAGGCGGAGTTCGTGCCGAACCTCCGAGTCGAGGTCGACGCGGACACGGCCCGCAAGGTCTTCCGCCTCATCGACGCGCTCGAGGACAGTGACGACGTGCAGAACGTATTCACCAATTTCGCGCTCTCGCCCGAGGTCCAGGCCGAACTCGCCGCCGACGACGACGAGGAATAG
- a CDS encoding trimeric intracellular cation channel family protein, producing the protein MFLDETFTIPLTADLIAVGVGSLQGAMFAAGFKRLDLLGVALIGVACGIGGGLLRDILLGVSPVAFSHDLYLVVASGAAIIGMLLARALQRVDPVVTVLDAMSIGLFGAIGTTKALAAGLPVVPALFIGTIAAVGGGALRDLLLNLPIAVMHVGSLYAVATLIGVAVLTGLVALGVPVVVAGSVCVIVTAAVRLLAVRFGWSLPEQRAISRLRRRKQRQVEDAIEEALATGAIQLPDLDDLDGPTRNDGDDGRTGPRH; encoded by the coding sequence GTGTTCCTCGACGAGACCTTCACGATTCCGCTCACGGCCGACCTCATCGCCGTCGGCGTCGGCAGTCTGCAGGGCGCCATGTTCGCCGCGGGCTTCAAACGTCTCGACTTGCTCGGCGTCGCCCTCATCGGCGTCGCCTGCGGCATCGGCGGGGGCCTGCTGCGCGACATCCTCCTCGGCGTCTCCCCCGTCGCGTTCTCACACGACCTCTACCTCGTTGTCGCGTCGGGCGCCGCGATCATCGGCATGCTCCTCGCCCGAGCGCTGCAGCGCGTCGACCCCGTCGTCACGGTGCTCGACGCCATGAGCATCGGCCTCTTCGGGGCCATCGGCACCACCAAGGCGCTCGCCGCCGGACTGCCGGTCGTTCCGGCGCTCTTCATCGGCACCATCGCGGCAGTCGGGGGCGGAGCGCTCAGAGACCTGCTGCTGAACCTGCCCATCGCCGTCATGCACGTCGGCTCGCTCTACGCCGTCGCGACACTCATCGGCGTCGCCGTGCTCACGGGACTCGTCGCGCTCGGCGTGCCGGTGGTCGTCGCGGGCAGCGTGTGCGTGATAGTGACGGCCGCCGTCCGCCTGCTGGCGGTGCGGTTCGGGTGGAGCCTGCCCGAGCAGCGCGCCATCAGCCGCCTGCGCAGGCGGAAACAGCGCCAGGTCGAGGACGCCATCGAAGAGGCGCTCGCCACCGGCGCCATCCAGCTGCCCGACCTCGACGATCTCGACGGCCCCACGCGGAACGACGGCGACGACGGACGCACGGGCCCGCGCCACTGA
- a CDS encoding ABC transporter ATP-binding protein gives MAHPDVAADPAIMASDVSLTYPAHAGGRAFHAVEGISFTVPKGNVVALLGESGSGKSTLTRFLAGRAKDVGEKNSRIRLTGGAASVLGVPLRRQSRRTHARLTAYAGYLAQDAGATLPPDLNVGDILVNPIAERSKHFDRELLGEQIAEMMDIVALPLSKLQEYPYELSKGQRQRVAVMQSLMLDPPVYFADEPTLGVDANNRPKIVDLLRWYRERADATMMLISHDIGMLEALGQDVLVMQEGRLVGQGDINDIFRRADHGYVQRLAQALRSTAYDEIAEE, from the coding sequence GTGGCCCACCCCGACGTTGCCGCCGATCCAGCCATCATGGCGTCCGATGTATCGCTGACCTACCCGGCTCACGCGGGAGGTCGCGCCTTCCACGCCGTCGAGGGCATCAGCTTCACGGTGCCGAAGGGCAACGTTGTCGCCCTGCTCGGAGAGAGCGGGTCGGGCAAATCGACCCTCACGCGTTTCCTCGCCGGGCGCGCGAAGGACGTGGGGGAGAAGAACTCGCGGATCCGGCTCACGGGAGGCGCGGCGAGCGTGCTGGGCGTCCCGCTCCGGCGGCAGAGCCGGCGCACGCACGCGAGACTCACGGCGTACGCCGGCTATCTTGCGCAGGATGCCGGGGCGACGTTGCCGCCCGACCTCAACGTCGGCGACATCCTGGTGAACCCCATCGCCGAACGCAGCAAGCATTTCGACCGCGAGCTGCTCGGGGAGCAGATCGCCGAGATGATGGACATCGTCGCGCTGCCCCTCAGCAAACTCCAGGAGTACCCGTACGAGCTGTCGAAGGGGCAGCGGCAGCGGGTCGCCGTGATGCAGTCCCTGATGCTCGACCCGCCGGTCTACTTCGCTGACGAGCCGACCCTCGGCGTCGACGCGAACAATCGTCCGAAGATCGTGGACCTCCTTCGCTGGTATCGCGAGCGGGCCGACGCCACCATGATGCTTATCAGCCACGACATTGGGATGCTCGAGGCACTCGGACAGGATGTGCTCGTGATGCAGGAGGGGCGGCTCGTCGGCCAGGGCGACATCAACGACATCTTCCGGCGGGCCGACCACGGCTATGTTCAGCGGCTCGCGCAGGCCCTGCGGAGTACCGCATACGACGAGATCGCCGAGGAATAG
- the recO gene encoding DNA repair protein RecO: MPLYRDEGVVLRTRKLGEADRIVTLLTRQRGLLRAVAKGVRRTSSKFGARLEPFMVADVQCFEGRTLDTITQAVTLGAYGPPISVDYDRYRAASAMVETAERLSDGAPAENQYTLLVGALRTLAAGKIAPELVRDGYLLRAMSLAGWTPGFDDCVRCGAPGPHTLVTVQLGGVVCEDCRVPGAPRLDPASIDLLRALLAGDWEHAVASDERARGQAAGIASAFTQWHLERGLRSLNAHTNRSR, translated from the coding sequence GTGCCCCTCTATCGCGATGAAGGCGTGGTGCTGCGCACTCGCAAGCTCGGCGAGGCTGACCGCATCGTGACGCTGTTGACCCGTCAGCGCGGGCTGTTGCGCGCCGTGGCGAAGGGGGTGCGGCGCACGTCGTCGAAGTTCGGTGCGCGCCTGGAGCCGTTCATGGTGGCGGATGTGCAGTGCTTCGAGGGGCGCACGCTCGATACGATCACGCAGGCGGTGACGCTCGGCGCGTACGGTCCGCCCATCAGCGTGGACTACGACCGGTATCGTGCGGCGAGCGCCATGGTGGAGACTGCCGAGCGGTTGAGCGACGGGGCTCCGGCCGAGAATCAGTACACGCTGCTCGTGGGTGCGCTCCGCACGCTCGCGGCAGGGAAGATCGCGCCCGAACTGGTGCGGGACGGGTATCTGCTCAGGGCGATGTCGCTCGCGGGGTGGACCCCGGGGTTCGACGACTGCGTCCGCTGCGGTGCGCCCGGTCCGCACACGCTTGTCACGGTACAGCTCGGCGGGGTGGTGTGCGAGGACTGCCGGGTGCCCGGAGCGCCTCGGCTCGATCCGGCCAGTATCGATCTGCTGCGTGCGCTGCTCGCGGGGGACTGGGAGCACGCGGTCGCCTCCGACGAACGGGCCCGTGGGCAGGCGGCGGGGATCGCGTCGGCCTTCACCCAGTGGCACCTGGAGCGCGGTCTGCGATCGTTGAATGCTCACACGAACCGGTCCCGCTGA